The Equus quagga isolate Etosha38 chromosome 19, UCLA_HA_Equagga_1.0, whole genome shotgun sequence DNA segment CTCTTGTCCTCCGTGGCCCACCTGGGCCCCTGGGGGAGCATGCAACAACCTCCCCCTTGCCTCTGCACCCCCGCCCTGCCCCTGCCACACCTCAGACGAACCTCAGCCCTGAGTCAATGCTCCTGGCTTTATGACAAAACTAATGTGTTGTTATAGTTCAATGGCAATGACAGCCACTCTACAGCAGAGCCCAAGATACAGAGTGTGGCGTGAAATCCCCTGCCGCTCCACCCCTAGAGGGGGGCCCGGGGCCTGGGCAGTGGGTTCTCCACACGGGAGCATCGTCACGTGTGACACACAACAGAGCCGACGCACTGTGACATCCAGACACGCTAGTCGTGCCCTGGCACTGCCCGAGCCTTTAGTTCTTTGGGGGTAAGGGCTGTCTCTTGAGTTGCTCAACAGGAAGCTCAAAATATCAGGGAGAACAGCGCTTCAAAAGATTAACGGGTGTGGAGGGCCGTCTCTGTCCCTGTCCCGGAGTCTTCCGGAGGGCCCGGCCTCACCTCCTCTTGGGATCCAGCTCAGGACTGAGCTGAAGACACCAGAGAAGAAAGCAGCCTGGCCTCATGCCAGCCCGGCACCGCAGGCGGGAGGCGCACGCCTCACCGTCCCCAGCAAAATAAATCTTGCCTCTCCCTCCGAGCGTCTCCAGCGCATGATCTTCTCCCGATTAACAACCTGGCCAGCGTGTTCTTGGCTGCTCGCTGCCGACCTCAATTTAGAACTGTCTGTTGTTCGGCTGCTGGAGAAGGAAGGTGCTGGTGGACAGGGCCTATTGAAGCTGAGGGGACTTGCGCCCTGAAatctgggagtggggaggtggcagCTGCTGACCCGGGCCCAGAATCTGACCAGCATCTCAGGAGCCTGCAGGGGGACGGGAGGCCCAGCTGGGAAAGCTGCTGCTTTGGGGCctttcaaactgttttcccaGGTGCCTCTGATGGGCGGGTGGCGGGGGGGGTGCTCCTGCAGAACTGTCTTTGTGACGGTCATTGGTCATTGAACATCACGGTCAGGCGGCTCCATGTGGAACACCTCTGTGCTGTCGGAGAACTGCTCTTGGGGCGTCGCTTGTCATAGTCCATAAAGCTGGACATTTTTCTCCGAACTCGGATTCAGGGAAGGGTTTGTCTGTCCCGTTGCCTGGCGCACCTCTTCCTTCAGACCAGGGCGAGCCACAGGCAGACCTGCCTCCCTCTGTGTGTCCACTGCCAGGAAGggcttctttattttgtttcttgcctccttcctctttgcttctcctccttccctggctTTGAATCTTCTCAGGCCTGTGTTTTCATCCAACGCAGCTTCTTGGCCTTCAGGAAGGAGAGTGGTTGGCAGCGTGGAGTCTGGAGTCTTCCAGCCCCGGGCAGGGTTGCAGCTCCACTTGGTACTTGCTGAAAGATTGAAAGCTAGCAGCTTGACCTCCCTGACCCTCAGACTCTTCCTCTACGTAAAATGGAGCTCTTCCACACTTTGCCTTGGCTGTGTTGGGAGGTGCAGAGTCATGTGTAAAGCCTTTGGGACAACACCTGTACACACGTGCACGGGAGGTGCGAGTGTGAGCCACGGTCCTCACGGGGAAGCAGGTGTTTGGAGCAGCCCAGAGAGTGAGCCCccactctctccttttccttcccctgcAGGAGGGCAGTCAGTGATCCACATTGGCCCTCCCATTGTGGTCTCACTGGCCAACGAGCCTGTTTCCTTCGGCTGCAGAATCACCCACCCGTACGCCCCCGAACTGCAGGACGTCAGAGTCCACTACTATCGCGTGGACCTCCAGGGCCACAGGAGCTCTGAGAAGCAGACTGGCTGCCAACTCAACCCGGGAAAAGAGAACCAGACCTCCACCCAGGAGTGCCGGGTCACCCTCAAGCTGCCCAACTCATCAGCCACCGGCACCTACTACTGCTCCATCTCCTGGGCCGGCTCCAGAGTGAAAGGCAACGGCACCTTCATCCTGGTCAGAGGTGAGGCTTCCTCCGTGCCTCCTCCCCAACTGAAGGGCCCAGAGGTGTCATGCAGCAGAGTCTGGGGCATAGGATCTACAGTGGGGGATGTTTGTCTCATCTTTCAGCTTTGGCGAAACAGAACAGAGCATCCTCAGGAAGCGCCTGGCCATGCCGGTGTGCCGAGACGTCCCCCTTTGTGTGGAAAGGCCCACCTTTCTGGATCTGCCTCTGGCCACCTCTAGCAGATGACCTGAGAGAGGTCCCTTGGCCCCTTGGTCTCAGAGTCCCTTTGACATAGGGCGGGGGTTGGGTGAGTGCAGAATTGGGCGTGTGCACGTGCATGTTTGTGGCGGCCTGTGATCGAACCCTTGGCTCATGTACATCTTTCTGGGGACAGATTCCTAGTTTTTATCACATTCTCAAAGGAGTATTGACTCCAAAAATTTAAGAACAGCCCATCACCGAAGCCATGCCTCTCCGACCTGCCTCTGAGACTCCCACTGGTAGGACTGGGGCTTCGGAACTCCAGGGCCCTGTGTTTGGACCCCACTTCAGCCGCTCGCCAGGATGTGACATTGGACCTGGTCTTCATGACAATACCCAGCCTGCCAAAATCATTTCTGGGGGTGAAGGAGCTCCTGCACGCAAGGGCGCGTGCCTGGTGATAGGGGGCTTGGTAAATAACAGACACTGGCATGCCTGGCACGTGGTTGGCACTCCTCAATTTTTTGCCAgccagatggatggatggagggacgggtgaatggatggatggctcaagggaaggggctgggctgtGCCCTTCACCCACCCTTGGTGCAGAGCAGCCACCTGCCCTGCAGGATGCCCTGTGAGAACCCGTCCCTTCATCCTCACCACGCCTGCCCGTGTAATCACTGTTGCACCTGTGGAGAAgaggagccccccccccccccaggcatGAAATGACTCACCGGGGTCCCTCAGCAGCTCTCAGTGGAGCCAGTTCACTGAGGTCAGGCACTCAAGAAGCAAAAGATGTGGTCCTGGCCCTTAACAAGAATCACGGCAGCGCCAGAGAGGGGCTTGGCCAAAGCAAGTGTGGGAGTGAGGGCCTGAGGCgaggtgggggcctgggggcTCTTGTGGGGGGTGTTGTAAGCGGGGACCTGGGTAAAGGAGAACACAGGGTTTGGGGGTCCGGGGTGCCCCACCTCTCCAGGGTAACTGACTGCTCTGTTTTCCTGCGCTCCTAGACATGGGGTACCGGGAGCCCCCGCAGGACCCCCAGAagctccttctctgctccttcaCTGGCCTCCTGACTGTGCTGAGCATCGTGGGCACGGCCCTGCTGCTCTGGAAGAAGGTACGGGATGCACGCACACGGCAGCACCGCCCCTCCGCCCCCTCACTGCGCTCAGGAATGCCTCCCGAGGGGCGTCCGGTAGGCCCTGGTGAGGGGTGCCTGTCATAGGTGTTCCTCATGGCCTCTCGCACCAGGGGCCCTTCCTCACCCTCCCCTGCGGCTGGGCCTGTGCTGCCAACTTGCCTTCACCAGGCCCCTTTTGATCTCATTACAAGAAACCAGGGCTCTTCAGCCTTCTCCGGGTCGTGGGTCACGGGTCCCTCTGAGTATCTGATGGAAGCTGCAGACCTGTGTGCTTACCATTTCTAGCTCTTCGGATTAGGGGCTCCTGTTCCAGATTTTCTGGATCCCCAGCaacctggaaggaaggaagaagcatTTCGTAAGAGCCGCTGTGCGCCAGGCACCCTCCCATGCGAGCTCTCATTTGCGTCCCACTGTAACTCTGTGAGGGAGGTTTCCTCACATTTTACAGCTctggaaagtgaggctcagagaggtagtgactcgcccaaggtcacacagcaagcatgTGGCAGAGTCAGGGCTGGAGTGCAGGTGGATGGGGCAGTTTGGTCCAGCTCTACGCCTGGCTGACTCCTGCTCATGCTGCGATGGCACCTATGCAGGGAGGGGTGTCTCCCCAGTGGGGCTCCCCGCTCACATCGTCACCCAGCCCTGTGGTTTCTTGTTCGATGCTCACCCTCCCCACCAGGCAGCAAACACATGAAGACGGAGACCGAGGGGATCCTGTTCTCGTGGCTCCGTGTGTGCCAGGACGTGGTAGGCGGGCAggaagtgtttgttgagtgaaggaATGCAGTACCCAGTGGGCACCAGTTTCTGTGAGGCTCTGGGGTGCAAAGATGGCTGTTGGGACTCCAGGACCCTCTGTCCTGGCTGCTCGAAGGCTGCCATCAGAGCGGTTCAGGCCATTGCTCCACCCTCTGGGACCAAGAGTGCAgcacctctgctctctgctccctgagGGAACAGCTCCATCAGCAAAGGCCCTGcgtgtggggagggggctgcggcCCCACCAAGGGGGGCTCCCTGGGTCCAGGAAGGCCAAGCCCCTGCACCCAAGAGCCATACCCTATCCACACCCAGGGAAGGCCCCCTTAGG contains these protein-coding regions:
- the NFAM1 gene encoding NFAT activation molecule 1 isoform X1, with translation MESRPARRRGPGLLGLLLLPWTLPLAGGQSVIHIGPPIVVSLANEPVSFGCRITHPYAPELQDVRVHYYRVDLQGHRSSEKQTGCQLNPGKENQTSTQECRVTLKLPNSSATGTYYCSISWAGSRVKGNGTFILVRDMGYREPPQDPQKLLLCSFTGLLTVLSIVGTALLLWKKKQMQAPRKHPAQKCPAPSTASGQEQPPAESIYTALQRRETEVYSCIQNEASSAPFTQGHLSQEKLHRFKDDSEFNMVYENL
- the NFAM1 gene encoding NFAT activation molecule 1 isoform X2 encodes the protein MESRPARRRGPGLLGLLLLPWTLPLAGGQSVIHIGPPIVVSLANEPVSFGCRITHPYAPELQDVRVHYYRVDLQGHRSSEKQTGCQLNPGKENQTSTQECRVTLKLPNSSATGTYYCSISWAGSRVKGNGTFILVRDMGYREPPQDPQKLLLCSFTGLLTVLSIVGTALLLWKKALQRRETEVYSCIQNEASSAPFTQGHLSQEKLHRFKDDSEFNMVYENL